The Pyrenophora tritici-repentis strain M4 chromosome 2, whole genome shotgun sequence genome window below encodes:
- a CDS encoding BglX, Beta-glucosidase-related glycosidase — protein sequence MGSRVENVLQSLTLEEKISLLSGNDFWATTPIPEKGIPSIKTSDGPNGARGEVFTGGTRAACFPAAVCSAATWDPTNAMRIGHALAEETKTKGAKVILAPTMCNHRHPLGGRNFESFSEDPYLAGKMAANVVKGLQDKGIAATIKHFAANEQETDRMSVNEIVSERALREIYMKPFEITVKEAKPLAVMTSYNKINGTHADSNSFLLQRVLRGEWGFSGLVMSDWGGVNSTADSLNAGLDLEMPGPTRWRKIDDIKEAVKKGDVTEATITERARNVLNLIEQVGAFENPEIPPEQSIVDPKHCKLIRSVAGQGITLLKNDGILPLRKDNVKGKKIGLFGFAKEALIHGGGSASLNAHYRITPEEGLKSAYGDDVEFKFAKGAATYRLLPPLSEGCNDVTGKGGWTMELFNKGNTLKPIKTANGVKEAAFSALVDAEARDCNVHFTTTFTPSKSGSHYLGCSGIGPTAVRIDGKLVFEQTGNSPDYMGFLFGGNPEKEFQVSFTAGTQYKIQIISKPQPDNDGSILADLPGFRLGFMYEDEHDRDLAAEAAAIAKECDIAIVFTGHTPPWETEGQDQVSFNLPREGSQDKLVERVASANPHTIVVNSTGVAINLPWINKVSALIQAWFPGQEAGNAIADVISGAVNPSGRLPISWPRRIEDAPAHGNFPGIRDEKTGQLTVRYEEGIFVGYRHYDRLDADIVHFPFGFGLSYTSFALSSASVEQRSPGSFVAKVEVKNTGAIDGAVVVQLYAGKKQKDLVKHPVKTLVAFKKVFVSQGAQGTVEMCYRDTDFAWFDEDAGMWVVDTGLYEFSFGQSAGHIDQVVTVDVKGLRALKI from the exons ATGGGATCGAGGGTTGAAAACGTTCTTCAGTCTTTGACGCTGGAAGAGAAGATCTCGCTGCTTTCTGGGAACGACTTTTGGGCGACGACGCCGATTCCGGAGAAGGGTATCCCTAGTATCAAG ACGAGCGATGGGCCCAACGGCGCGCGTGGCGAAGTATTCACAGGAGGGACAAGAGCAGCATGTTTCCCCGCTGCAGTATGCTCGGCTGCAACATGGGATCCGACAAACGCCATGCGCATAGGTCATGCTCTGGCAGAGGAGACCAAGACCAAGGGTGCAAAGGTGAT TCTCGCACCCACAATGTGCAATCACAGACATCCCCTTGGTGGCCGAAACTTTGAGTCCTTCTCCGAAGATCCTTATCTTGCCGGCAAGATGGCCGCCAATGTTGTCAAAGGGCTGCAAGACAAGGGAATCGCGGCAACCATTAAGCACTTTGCAGCCAACGAGCAGGAGACAGACCGTATGAGCGTTAATGAAATCGTATCGGAGCGTGCACTGCGGGAAATCTACATGAAGCCTTTTGAGATTACCGTCAAAGAGGCAAAACCTCTCGCTGTGATGACGTCGTACAATAAGATCAACGGAACGCATGCGGACTCCAACTCCTTCCTCCTCCAGCGAGTCCTACGAGGCGAATGGGGGTTTAGCGGCCTGGTTATGAGCGATTGGGGTGGTGTAAACTCCACCGCTGACTCACTGAACGCCGGACTAGACCTAGAGATGCCGGGACCAACGAGATGGCGGAAGATTGATGACATCAAAGAGGCTGTGAAGAAGGGTGATGTGACCGAGGCGACCATCACCGAGAGGGCAAGGAACGTCTTGAACCTGATTGAGCAGGTTGGTGCGTTTGAAAATCCGGAGATTCCACCAGAGCAGTCCATCGTCGACCCCAAGCATTGCAAGCTCATCCGTAGTGTTGCAGGACAGGGCATTACTTTGCTCAAGAATGACGGCATTTTGCCACTAAGGAAGGACAATGTTAAAGGAAAGAAGATTGGTCTGTTTGGGTTCGCAAAGGAGGCTCTCATCCATGGCGGTGGAAGTGCGTCGCTGAATGCTCACTACCGCATCACTCCTGAAGAAGGTCTCAAATCCGCGTACGGTGATGATGTCGAGTTCAAGTTCGCAAAGGGAGCAGCGACATACCGCCTCCTCCCACCGCTATCGGAAGGCTGCAATGATGTCACAGGCAAAGGCGGCTGGACAATGGAGCTTTTCAACAAGGGTAACACGTTGAAGCCTATCAAGACAGCCAACGGCGTTAAGGAAGCTGCCTTCAGCGCGCTAGTCGACGCAGAGGCTAGGGATTGCAACGTCCATTTCACGACTACTTTTACACCCAGCAAGTCTGGCTCGCACTACCTAGGATGCTCAGGCATAGGACCCACTGCCGTGCGTATCGATGGCAAACTCGTCTTTGAGCAAACGGGAAACTCGCCGGATTACATGGGCTTCCTATTCGGCGGCAATCCCGAGAAAGAATTCCAGGTTTCCTTTACCGCAGGCACGCAATACAAGATCCAGATCATCTCCAAGCCACAGCCCGACAACGATGGAAGCATACTTGCAGACCTACCGGGCTTCAGACTAGGCTTCATGTACGAAGACGAGCACGACAGGGACCTCGCGGCCGAAGCAGCCGCAATCGCAAAAGAATGCGATATCGCCATTGTCTTCACAGGCCACACGCCCCCCTGGGAAACCGAAGGCCAGGACCAAGTCAGTTTCAATCTGCCTCGAGAGGGATCGCAGGACAAACTTGTCGAGAGAGTTGCGTCCGCCAACCCGCACACCATAGTAGTTAACTCCACTGGTGTGGCCATCAACTTGCCCTGGATCAACAAGGTCTCTGCCCTGATACAAGCTTGGTTCCCAGGACAAGAAGCCGGCAACGCCATCGCGGACGTGATTTCCGGCGCCGTGAACCCTTCCGGTCGTCTACCGATTTCCTGGCCCCGCCGCATCGAAGACGCGCCTGCGCATGGGAACTTTCCTGGTATCCGCGACGAGAAAACAGGACAGCTCACTGTACGGTACGAGGAAGGTATTTTTGTGGGATACAGACATTATGACCGTCTTGATGCTGATATTGTACACTTCCCCTTTGGCTTCGGTCTCTCATATACTTCTTTTGCGTTGAGCAGTGCGAGCGTTGAACAGCGGTCACCCGGCTCCTTTGTGGCCAAGGTCGAGGTGAAGAATACAGGAGCTATTGATGGAGCTGTGGTAGTGCAATTGTATGCCGGGAAGAAACAGAAGGATCTGGTTAAACATCCAGTAAAGACGCTAGTGGCTTTCAAGAAAGTCTTCGTAAGCCAAGGGGCGCAGGGAACAGTAGAGATGTGCTATCGGGACACAGACTTTGCGTGGTTCGATGAGGATGCGGGCATGTGGGTGGTAGATACAGGGTTGTATGAGTTCTCGTTTGGGCAGAGTGCAGGGCATATCGACCAGGTTGTAACGGTAGATGTAAAGGGGTTGAGGGCATTGAAGATTTAG
- a CDS encoding CAL1, Prenyltransferase, beta subunit has product MPAEMHLTVDRHVAYIQSLDTVRTPKADHGRATPASVVNRKDELEYWLTEHLRLNGLYWGLTALHLLGRPDALPRSQVLNFLFSCLHENGGFGAAPGHDAHMLYTVSAVQILATLDAFADLEDRVPGGRQKIGNFIASLQHSETGTFAGDEWGEQDTRFLYGALNALSLMGLLELVDVEKAAQYVHACANFDGGYGTSPGAESHSGQVFTCLAALTIAGRLDLVNQEKLGAWLSERQLKNGGLNGRPEKKEDVCYSWWVMSSMAMLNRLHWIDGEKLTSFILQCQDPELGGLADRPGDMVDVFHTVFGIAGLSLLKYPGLEEVDPVYCMPRSVTRRCLGK; this is encoded by the exons ATGCCCGCCGAAATGCACCTCACTGTCGACAGGCACGTCGCCTACATCCAGAGCCTTGACACTGTGCGTACTCCCAAAGCCGACCATGGCCGCGCAACCCCAGCGAGCGTGGTCAAT CGCAAAGACGAGCTCGAGTACTGGCTCACCGAACACTTGCGCCTCAACGGCCTTTATTGGGGCCTAACCGCCTTGCACCTGCTTGGCCGCCCCGACGCCCTCCCGCGCAGTCAAGTACTCAATTTCCTCTTCTCGTGTTTACACGAAAATGGCGGCTTCGGCGCTGCTCCCGGACATGACGCTCACATGCTGTATACCGTTAGCGCCGTCCAGATACTCGCTACTCTCGACGCCTTTGCCGACCTGGAGGACCGTGTCCCTGGTGGACGGCAGAAGATCGGAAACT TCATCGCATCCTTGCAGCACTCTGAAACCGGCACCTTTGCGGGCGACGAGTGGGGAGAGCAAGACACGCGCTTTCTGTACGGCGCCCTGAACGCCCTGTCGCTTATGGGCCTGCTCGAGTTGGTTGACGTAGAAAAGGCGGCTCAGTACGTCCACGCCTGTGCCAACTTTGACGGCGGCTACGGCACGAGCCCGGGCGCTGAATCACACTCGGGTCAGGTGTTTACATGCCTCGCCGCTCTGACCATCGCGGGGAGGCTTGATTTGGTCAACCAAGAAAAACTGGGCGCCTGGTTAAGCGAACGTCAACTCAAGAACGGGGGCTTGAACGGCCGGccagagaagaaggaagacGTATGTTACAGCTGGTGGGTCATGAGCAGCATGGCCATGCTGAACAGGCTGCACTGGATAGACGGTGAAAAGTTGACGTCCTTCATTCTGCAATGCCAG GATCCGGAATTAGGTGGCCTTGCAGACCGGCCAGGTGACATGGTAGACGTCTTCCATACCGTCTTTGGTATTGCTGGGCTCAGTCTTCTCAAATACCCAGGCCTCGAAGAAGTAGACCCCGTATA CTGCATGCCTCGATCCGTCACTCGTAGATGCCTTGGTAAGTAA
- a CDS encoding Far-17a-AIG1 domain containing protein, giving the protein MAAPSKNSDTLSTLSRRHPLQRFDSPSKGLSGALHNSSFGWHLQFLTIIGLSISTLTFIFGLFADLTSTALSASPDHPSSPPAAELSDQLFRIKNYLALVAAPIEITISLLYWTLKVIDGNLLVTPDLPLPPVIYDLGFHLVPAVVLTLDYLLLSPPWPSTPMNGSAPLITLTISTVIAFTYWIWIEICFSQNGFYPYPIFALLTTNQRIGLFVVSGVIMWVVGGLLRVVYARVNGYESVEQLEKVRRNKVMGGSGKWE; this is encoded by the exons ATGGCTGCTCCATCCAAAAATTCGGACACACTGTCCACGCTCAGCCGGCGACATCCGCTGCAGCGGTTTGACTCACCATCCAAGGGATTATCGGGGGCGTTGCAT AACTCCTCATTCGGATGGCACCTCCAATTCCTCACCATAATcggcctctccatctccacTTTGACATTCATCTTCGGCCTCTTTGCCGACCTAACCTCAACCGCCCTCTCCGCTTCTCCAGATCACCCTTCCTCACCACCCGCCGCGGAGCTCTCGGATCAACTATTCCGCATCAAGAACTACCTGGCATTAGTCGCGGCACCTATTGAAATCACGATCTCACTGCTGTACTGGACGCTCAAGGTGATTGATGGAAACCTGCTTGTTACGCCTGACCTCCCCCTCCCACCAGTCATCTATGACCTCGGCTTTCACCTTGTCCCCGCTGTGGTTCTGACTCTGGATTACCTCCTCCTCTCCCCGCCGTGGCCCTCCACGCCTATGAACGGGTCTGCGCCGCTGATTACGCTCACTATATCTACTGTTATCGCGTTTACGTATTGGATCTGGATTGAGATCTGCTTTTCTCAGAACGGCTTTTACCCTTACCCCATCTTCGCGCTGCTTACCACCAACCAGCGCATCGGATTGTTCGTTGTGAGTGGCGTCATTATGTGGGTTGTGGGAGGCTTGTTGCGAGTGGTATATGCCAGGGTAAACGGGTACGAGAGTGTGGAGCAGTTGGAAAAGGTGAGGCGGAACAAGGTTATGGGAGGGAGTGGGAAGTGGGAGTAA